In Brachypodium distachyon strain Bd21 chromosome 2, Brachypodium_distachyon_v3.0, whole genome shotgun sequence, one genomic interval encodes:
- the LOC112270533 gene encoding uncharacterized protein LOC112270533 isoform X2, which yields MWFVERYLGVLKSYVRNKAHPAGSTAEACLADECMTFCSLYIEGFETKHNRPSRNDEDEVADVEQGPTLFPHVCKPLGKPELMLMRSLASVTSPQIPLSQCNMKTSTTGSKLI from the exons ATGTGGTTTGTGGAAAG GTATCTCGGTGTGTTGAAGTCATATGTTCGTAATAAAGCTCATCCAGCAGGATCTACTGCAGAAGCATGTTTGGCAGACGAGTGCATGACATTCTGCTCTCTCTATATTGAAGGTTTTGAAACCAAGCATAATCGGCCTTCAAGGAATGATGAGGACGAGGTGGCTGATGTGGAACAAGGACCAACTCTCTTTCCTCATGTTTGCAAACCACTTGGAAAGCCCG AGCTCATGTTGATGAGGTCACTAGCCAGCGTAACGTCTCCGCAGATACCCTTGAGTCAATGCAACATGAAAACTTCCACAACTGGTTCAAAGCTCATATAA
- the LOC112270533 gene encoding uncharacterized protein LOC112270533 isoform X3 codes for MVHLVIHLATEAKIGGPVAYRSMWFVERYLGVLKSYVLKPSIIGLQGMMRTRWLMWNKDQLSFLMFANHLESPSSC; via the exons ATGGTGCATTTAGTTATTCATCTAGCAACCGAGGCAAAAATAGGTGGTCCCGTGGCCTACCGTTCAATGTGGTTTGTGGAAAG GTATCTCGGTGTGTTGAAGTCATAT GTTTTGAAACCAAGCATAATCGGCCTTCAAGGAATGATGAGGACGAGGTGGCTGATGTGGAACAAGGACCAACTCTCTTTCCTCATGTTTGCAAACCACTTGGAAAGCCCG AGCTCATGTTGA
- the LOC112270533 gene encoding uncharacterized protein LOC112270533 isoform X1, whose product MVHLVIHLATEAKIGGPVAYRSMWFVERYLGVLKSYVRNKAHPAGSTAEACLADECMTFCSLYIEGFETKHNRPSRNDEDEVADVEQGPTLFPHVCKPLGKPELMLMRSLASVTSPQIPLSQCNMKTSTTGSKLI is encoded by the exons ATGGTGCATTTAGTTATTCATCTAGCAACCGAGGCAAAAATAGGTGGTCCCGTGGCCTACCGTTCAATGTGGTTTGTGGAAAG GTATCTCGGTGTGTTGAAGTCATATGTTCGTAATAAAGCTCATCCAGCAGGATCTACTGCAGAAGCATGTTTGGCAGACGAGTGCATGACATTCTGCTCTCTCTATATTGAAGGTTTTGAAACCAAGCATAATCGGCCTTCAAGGAATGATGAGGACGAGGTGGCTGATGTGGAACAAGGACCAACTCTCTTTCCTCATGTTTGCAAACCACTTGGAAAGCCCG AGCTCATGTTGATGAGGTCACTAGCCAGCGTAACGTCTCCGCAGATACCCTTGAGTCAATGCAACATGAAAACTTCCACAACTGGTTCAAAGCTCATATAA